One region of Hydrogenobaculum sp. Y04AAS1 genomic DNA includes:
- the rpsR gene encoding 30S ribosomal protein S18 yields MMETKMKKAKVCKFCMEKRDPNYKNYNELREFMSEHGKILPRRMTFVCAKHQRKLANEIKRARQLALLPYVVV; encoded by the coding sequence ATGATGGAAACCAAGATGAAAAAAGCTAAAGTTTGCAAGTTTTGCATGGAAAAAAGAGACCCAAACTACAAAAACTATAACGAACTAAGAGAGTTTATGTCTGAGCATGGCAAAATTCTTCCAAGAAGAATGACTTTCGTATGTGCCAAACATCAAAGAAAGTTAGCCAATGAAATAAAAAGGGCTAGACAGCTAGCTTTACTGCCTTACGTAGTAGTATAA
- the ssb gene encoding single-stranded DNA-binding protein, producing the protein MINKVILIGRLTKDPELRILPSGNKTIDISIAYNRNYRVNNEWKEEAHYFDVKAYGALADRLSTQISKGYMILVEGRLAQDRWTSQDGKNMSKVSIVAESIKIISRPQGTQNKASAQEDLSEGFYNDEDINGIENIKSDIEKSLEDDDDVPF; encoded by the coding sequence ATGATAAACAAAGTTATTTTGATAGGTAGATTGACAAAAGACCCAGAGCTAAGGATACTTCCATCTGGCAACAAGACAATTGATATATCTATAGCCTACAACAGAAACTACAGAGTAAACAACGAGTGGAAAGAAGAAGCGCACTATTTTGATGTAAAAGCCTATGGAGCATTGGCTGATAGACTATCTACACAAATATCAAAAGGTTATATGATACTTGTAGAAGGAAGGCTCGCTCAAGATAGGTGGACTTCTCAAGATGGTAAAAATATGTCTAAAGTAAGCATAGTAGCCGAAAGCATAAAGATAATCTCAAGACCACAAGGTACACAAAATAAAGCTTCCGCACAAGAAGATTTGTCTGAAGGCTTTTACAACGATGAAGATATAAACGGTATAGAAAATATTAAGTCTGATATAGAAAAAAGCTTAGAAGACGATGATGACGTACCATTTTAA
- the rpsF gene encoding 30S ribosomal protein S6, whose amino-acid sequence MSSKHYRAQRMYESVVVFKPTLTEDEYNTKLNEVKDFIAKKGGNIVHEEDWGTKNLAYKISGFGHGRYHFFKIFSTNSQLPNDLDFYYKINEDIIRWLNILSKETSEEKVSQ is encoded by the coding sequence ATGAGCTCAAAACATTATCGTGCACAGAGGATGTACGAAAGTGTGGTGGTGTTTAAACCCACACTTACCGAGGATGAGTACAATACAAAGCTAAATGAAGTGAAAGACTTCATAGCCAAAAAAGGTGGAAATATTGTCCATGAAGAAGATTGGGGTACTAAAAATTTGGCCTATAAAATAAGTGGATTTGGGCATGGAAGATACCACTTCTTCAAAATATTTTCTACAAATTCGCAACTGCCAAACGACCTTGACTTTTACTACAAAATAAATGAAGATATTATAAGATGGTTAAATATCTTATCCAAAGAAACCAGCGAGGAAAAAGTTTCGCAATAA